In Brassica oleracea var. oleracea cultivar TO1000 unplaced genomic scaffold, BOL UnpScaffold01343, whole genome shotgun sequence, the sequence TGAACtcaaacttattttattaattgcgATACTCACGATATAAAAATAGGCAACCTCTCATATTCTATGCCTGAaaatctactatatatatatatatatattttatttttttttattattcttacaAAACATTAGAATAATTAGCAAGGTACGTAGTACGTACTTACGCTACGTACGTGCAGACTTGATGGGatttgtatgtgtgtgtgtttaattATTACTAAACCCATAACGCTCCAACGCTTTTAAGCATTGGGATAAGAGAGCGATTAAGATGAAGACTCATAACTTGATTGGCTCCACCAACGAGCTGCCCTCCTATGAACACCACCGGCACAGTCGGGCTGCAGCCTAGCTGAGCGAGTGCATGTTCTATCTCCTTTCCTCTGGTGATTTCGTCTAACTCATAGATCGTTGGGTTCACGCCAAAGTTGACGAAGAGAGTCTTGATTGAGTGAGACATGCAGCACGAGTTCTTACTGAAGATCACCACAGGTTTCTCGGAGACCATCTTTTGTAGCTTCTCCATCGGTGGTAATGGTATGGATTTCGAAAGAAATTAACTTTTAGGATATGTAAAATTAATCTTCAACTCAGGGGAAATGTGATAATTTCTTTATCGGAATGAGATATCAGGAGTGTAAAATGGAAAGCTTTAGGAATTTTGGAATCAATATGAGAGAAGTGACTTTGAGTTCTTGTGTTTGATGTGGTAAAGATCGACCATATATATGCtcttatatatgaaaatttcagGAATGTAGCAACTTCACGAATGCATGCAGACAATGGAATGAAAATTCTAGATGCTATTGTTCGAATCTTGGTTCTCTGATATTGTGAACATAATGTTACGTGTCTGATTTTTAGAAGTAACAACCATCTAACGTAATCAATTTTTGTAAGAACAGAAAAAAGAGAAGTAATAAGAGAAAAAAGGCATGCATAGTCCAAAAAGCATAcgaagttttaattaaaatagttacactaaatattataacaaatgCGATGAAAGAGAAAATTGTCAAATCTAGAAAACTAAATTATcccacataaatttatatacaagtaACTGtataagagaattttttttttttgaatgggcttataaatttaattagtattttcATGTTACTATCTAAGTTTGGAGTCAGTCATACTCTTTTTTTCATTAACCGAAGTCATATCATATGTGTATATCTGTACCTAGTGAAAATCCTTTTTCATCTCATACGGTAAACCCAATTACCTGACTATAACTATTGATGAATGAGTTTTTTGAAGCttaaatatatcaaatctaaCTGATTCAAGGGGAAcatttcctctcttttttaaaaaaattgaaagaatgTTAAGAATCTTAACTTAAGATAAGATAGTGGAATATAAGTAAACATTTGGAGCTATGGTCGGTTGAGTTACTCTTGGCTTATACAGACTGACAAAAGCTAGAGTTAAGGATCAAAAATGTTATCAACTAGGATAGGGACAAAGAAGTGTTTGAGTCTTCTTTAAGAAAAGGAGATAGCAAAATCTTAGCTGTGAAGAATAATATGATACGGACGAATCATGtaattctttcagatttatgaGCTGTACAAAACTGCaatatattagatttatagtaattttaattattttgtaacgGTTATTTGTACTCAAGATATGTATACAAAAGGAAAATTAGACTGTATAGCAAGGAAAAGAAGCATAATTCATCAAATAACCAATTTCCCAAACTTTTCTATACACAccgtcatatatatataataatacagTATTGTCCCTTCTTGCAACTGTCGTAAcctgcagaaaaaaaaatttaaaattaataattattatgtgtAAAAGTAAATCATGGCTTAATTGTCTTCACATCTTAGAAAACGCTTGCGAGACGACGTATTACAGTTGAAGTGGAGAATGAGCAATTCGAGCCTCTTTTCCTTCTCAGATTTGTGGGATTATTGATGAAATTGTAATGTCTATGTTGATGGTGAAGGGTTATAGTGGATAATAGAGTTTCAAAGACTCGTGTGATGTCTGCACAAAAGttgatcggagaagatgaaCTGTATATATTCTACTACTATGCTATTTTATTATGTTCTATTCCATTTGATTGTTACTAAAAATgctttattttgtttagaaatatagtttttaattttttgaagttCTTGTAATGTAAAAATCTCACTATGATCTATATTGTATAgcttaatattacataatatagtttaatattacataatataatgtactttttatattttgatatttgggtttagattttatatttaggctagggtttagtgattatagtttagggtttagtatttagaaggcgGANNNNNNNNNNNNNNNNNNNNNNNNNNNNNNNNNNNNNNNNNNNNNNNNNNNNNNNNNNNNNNNNNNNNNNNNNNNNNNNNNNNNNNNNNNNNNNNNNNNNNNNNNNNNNNNNNNNNNNNNNNNNNNNNNNNNNNNNNNNNNNNNNNNNNNNNNNNNNNNNNNNNNNNNNNNNNNNNNNNNNNNNNNNNNNNNNNNNNNNNNNNNNNNNNNNNNNNNNNNNNNNNNNNNNNNNNNNNNNNNNNNNNNNNNNNNNNNNNNNNNNNNNNNNNNNNNNNNNNNNNNNNNNNNNNNNNNNNNNNNNNNNNNNNNNNNNNNNNNNNNNNNNNNNNNNNNNNNNNNNNNNNNNNNNNNNNNNNNNNNNNNNNNNNNNNNNNNNNNNNNNNNNNNNNNNNNNNNNNNNNNNNNNNNNNNNNNNNNNNNNNNNNNNNNNNNNNNNNNNNNNNNNNNNNNNNNNNNNNNNNNNNNNNNNNNNNNNNNNNNNNNNNNNNNNNNNNNNNNNNNNNNNNNNNNNNNNNNNNNNNNNNNNNNNNNNNNNNNNNNNNNNNNNNNNNNNNNNNNNNNNNNNNNNNNNNNNNNNNNNNNNNNNNNNNNNNNNNNNNNNNNNNNNNNNNNNNNNNNNNNNNNNNNNNNNNNNNNNNNNNNNNNNNNNNNNNNNNNNNNNNNNNNNNNNNNNNNNNNNNNNNNNNNNNNNNNNNNNNNNNNNNNNNNNNNNNNNNNNNNNNNNNNNNNNNNNNNNNNNNNNNNNNNNNNNNNNNNNNNNNNNNNNNNNNNNNNNNNNNNNNNNNNNNNNNNNNNNNNNNNNNNNNNNNNNNNNNNNNNNNNNNNNNNNNNNNNNNNNNNNNNNNNNNNNNNNNNNNNNNNNNNNNNNNNNNNNNNNNNNNNNNNNNNNNNNNNNNNNNNNNNNNNNNNNNNNNNNNNNNNNNNNNNNNNNNNNNNNNNNNNNNNNNNNNNNNNNNNNNNNNNNNNNNNNNNNNNNNNNNNNNNNNNNNNNNNNNNNNNNNNNNNNNNNNNNNNNNNNNNNNNNNNNNNNNNNNNNNNNNNNNNNNNNNNNNNNNNNNNNNNNNNNNNNNNNNNNNNNNNNNNNNNNNNNNNNNNNNNNNNNNNNNNNNNNNNNNNNNNNNNNNNNNNNNNNNNNNNNNNNNNNNNNNNNNNNNNNNNNNNNNNNNNNNNNNNNNNNNNNNNNNNNNNNNNNNNNNNNNNNNNNNNNNNNNNNNNNNNNNNNNNNNNNNNNNNNNNNNNNNNNNNNNNNNNNNNNNNNNNNNNNNNNNNNNNNNNNNNNNNNNNNNNNNNNNNNNNNNNNNNNNNNNNNNNNNNNNNNNNNNNNNNNNNNNNNNNNNNNNNNNNNNNNNNNNNNNNNNNNNNNNNNNNNNNNNNNNNNNNNNNNNNNNNNNNNNNNNNNNNNNNNNNNNNNNNNNNNNNNNNNNNNNNNNNNNNNNNNNNNNNNNNNNNNNNNNNNNNNNNNNNNNNNNNNNNNNNNNNNNNNNNNNNNNNNNNNNNNNNNNNNNNNNNNNNNNNNNNNNNNNNNNNNNNNNNNNNNNNNNNNNNNNNNNNNNNNNNNNNNNNNNNNNNNNNNNNNNNNNNNNNNNNNNNNNNNNNNNNNNNNNNNNNNNNNNNNNNNNNNNNNNNNNNNNNNNNNNNNNNNNNNNNNNNNNNNNNNNNNNNNNNNNNNNNNNNNNNNNNNNNNNNNNNNNNNNNNNNNNNNNNNNNNNNNNNNNNNNNNNNNNNNNNNNNNNNNNNNNNNNNNNNNNNNNNNNNNNNNNNNNNNNNNNNNNNNNNNNNNNNNNNNNNNNNNNNNNNNNNNNNNNNNNNNNNNNNNNNNNNNNNNNNNNNNNNNNNNNNNNNNNNNNNNNNNNNNNNNNNNNNNNNNNNNNNNNNNNNNNNNNNNNNNNNNNNNNNNNNNNNNNNNNNNNNNNNNNNNNNNNNNNNNNNNNNNNNNNNNNNNNNNNNNNNNNNNNNNNNNNNNNNNNNNNNNNNNNNNNNNNNNNNNNNNNNNNNNNNNNNNNNNNNNNNNNNNNNNNNNNNNNNNNNNNNNNNNNNNNNNNNNNNNNNNNNNNNNNNNNNNNNNNNNNNNNNNNNNNNNNNNNNNNNNNNNNNNNNNNNNNNNNNNNNNNNNNNNNNNNNNNNNNTATATgttagtatttttgtttttgcgtGGCCGGTTGAGAGAAAAAGCAAACTATATGGTTTAGTTTTAGCCTTATCGTCATGCAAGAAATCGAATCTTACGATATCACGAATCAAACAAAATTGAGCTTTATTCCCAATTCGGCGAACAAAATTCTTGGAAAGTCGAGCTTGTGGCCAAGAAGACTAGTGAAGCAATCACGtggtatattaaaaaaaaaaatccaaataaaaattgaaGGTCACAATTTTGCTTTTTGTTCTTAGAAATATTAATAGTGGGCCAATACTGATCTCAGGAGTCGTTATTCTTATATCACCGATACAAGGTtacatcatcattttcaatGTACGTGATTCACGTAACGACATATGCATATGTACGTTATATGCTAAATCGCATCTAATCCCGCCACTTGCCCGTACTGTCCTAGAAGATAGAATATATAAGTAACAATCCAGCGGAGTTCCTTATATTGTAGAATCCAATTCTTCACATAGTTTGTTGTTTAATGGTTGGAactcaattttaataatgaggTTGAACGATCACTGCTATtgaagttaaacttgattttgggATATGCTTAATTATGGACCAATAAACTGTTATTGGactaaatccaaaattaaactCTAAGTTCTAAAATTTTTCTAGAATTATCATCACCTGCtcaagaagaaaaaatctagatattgtaGTAGAAAAATTTagagaatatgaaaaaaatctatAGGAATGTTTTCCCCGTTCCTCCTGCTCCATAGAGAAAGAATAGCTTGCCTTGGTGCTCACAAACGGACTTGATCACTGCATCATATACTGCCCGCTGTTGATTGTTGAGCTTGCAGAAAAGTTCCTGGTGAACCTTTTGTTCTTCAGCTAAATCAAACTGGTTGTGCCTCGCCATTGCTCTAttcttcatttcgtccatgATAGCTTTGTTTGGAAGTGGCATGCCTGCAAACTCAGTCAATGACTTCTCGTAGTTCTGAAGCAGGGTCTCTATTTCAATAAGTGTGTAATGCTGCAGTTCGTCTGGGGTTAGTTGGAGGTCTGGGAATCGAAGAAGGCGTCACTTCTCCAGAgattctaggaagtcgtccatttatgttagttttgcCTCTTGAGAATTTTAATCACGACAAAACATACAGACCAAAAAGGTGAAAAACACGTAAAAGagtttcatatattttgaattgaGCCTTAtaaaaggctgcctacgtacccttttctAGGAACAAGCCGAACAGAGTTCGTTTAAAAAGAGTTATGTACAAGAGATCAAACTTCTTTTGCGAAGAGGGGTTCCATTTCAGTCGTCTAGACttcctgaaagtcgtctggacttcctggaagtcttctgacaaattcttcttccatatcaagtggagtccaagcttgtctttgtagaggaatgatctataatagttttgtttgtggtctgttttgtgaattgcatgtctactcttttagctgtgaattttttgtaaaatcagtaataatgtttcccaaaatgtaatacatgtgctaacaatgtgtttacacatttacaaatcaatgaaataataaacttcAGAATCCCGTCTTccgctgatcctctcaccattTCTTGCGCATATAACAATGCTatgtatgaagtggtgtaatcaagtgtcatgccaaacatgtctatcacttgtaacatgaatagaaGGAAGGTCTGGAGCCATCTGTTGTAATGAGTANNNNNNNNNNNNNNNNNNNNNNNNNNNNNNNNNNNNNNNNNNNNNNNNNNNNNNNNNNNNNNNNNNNNNNNNNNNNNNNNNNNNNNNNNNNNNNNNNNNNNNNNNNNNNNNNNNNNNNNNNNNNNNNNNNNNNNNNNNNNNNNNNNNNNNNNNNNNNNNNNNNNNNNNNNNNNNNNNNNNNNNNNNNNNNNNNNNNNNNNNNNNNNNNNNNNNNNNNNNNNNNNNNNNNNNNNNNNNNNNNNNNNNNNNNNNNNNNNNNNNNNNNNNNNNNNNNNNNNNNNNNNNNNNNNNNNNNNNNNNNNNNNNNNNNNNNNNNNNNNNNNNNNNNNNNNNNNNNNNNNNNNNNNNNNNNNNNNNNNNNNNNNNNNNNNNNNNNNNNNNNNNNNNNNNNNNNNNNNNNNNNNNNNNNNNNNNNNNNNNNNNNNNNNNNNNNNNNNNNNNNNNNNNNNNNNNNNNNNNNNNNNNNNNNNNNNNNNNNNNNNNNNNNNNNNNNNNNNNNNNNNNNNNNNNNNNNNNNNNNNNNNNNNNNNNNNNNNNNNNNNNNNNNNNNNNNNNNNNNNNNNNNNNNNNNNNNNNNNNNNNNNNNNNNNNNNNNNNNNNNNNNNNNNNNNNNNNNNNNNNNNNNNNNNNNNNNNNNNNNNNNNNNNNNNNNNNNNNNNNNNNNNNNNNNNNNNNNNNNNNNNNNNNNNNNNNNNNNNNNNNNNNNNNNNNNNNNNNNNNNNNNNNNNNNNNNNNNNNNNNNNNNNNNNNNNNNNNNNNNNNNNNNNNNNNNNNNNNNNNNNNNNNNNNNNNNNNNNNNNNNNNNNNNNNNNNNNNNNNNNNNNNNNNNNNNNNNNNNNNNNNNNNNNNNNNNNNNNNNNNNNNNNNNNNNNNNNNNNNNNNNNNNNNNNNNNNNNNNNNNNNNNNNNNNNNNNNNNNNNNNNNNNNNNNNNNNNNNNNNNNNNNNNNcaggtaagtcgtctacagccagacgacttcccatgtaagtcgtctgacgaacagatctggaaaattaactcgatttcataccttaaattggtgagataacttccttagcacacataaggcttctccaagcacacagaatctcaaacgaaagtgacccacccagaatcgttagcttctacgattttttaacccaaaaaaatgtagaatcaaaatcttgagtttttttagctcattgtggagagaaagtgagagatatgatttgtttagttcacaagaatggaaaaaaagAAGGGTaactcgattttgggagcattaagagcttcaaattggttgttcatggtggttggggtattgatgacaatgacaatcttgcaattacttgaagatgatgagggtgagagagtaaaaatgtcattttcggaaaaaagaaaaaattgatggcattttcgtgaattatatgaacttgtggggtgaatagggcaaaaccaatttccaaaaaaaatggagattagttttgtgtttgactttaagttgtaggtcaattctgcaaaaagccctaataaaaataagtaatttgttagaattagatgatttttagaccaaactggtgaatatatactagacaaacatttatatttcgagtatgcacttatattctataacaacttgatatattagatttgaacactaacatcTGAGTAGAGTTTGCTGATTTTCTTCAAACATTTGactcttagatatgtatatggagttgaactaatttttacagatgtcgatctttttaaattgacacttatgtaattcaacaaattcatagaagaagttaaacaaagaaacaaaactcatatcaatgaaatagaaatgagaacgaaaacacaattttatagaggtagaaaatgatatcacttattaattttagtgtatttttgtgtgttctataaaggtagatcaatctaatcttccactcattttctctgctTTTAATCCGATTGAAAGTTTTTGGATATTCAGGTTTTTCaactggatttggatatgcatgtttttcagatctagaaGACTTCGGGGAAGttttctcggaagtcttctaaaatatattggGCTAGAAGTTTTCTTCTcacggagtcttctcccatgtctccctttcataacagatctgagcgttttagtaagtttttatgtcagATTTTTCTTCATTGGGTAACCTCCTGTTGCATAAAGTTCTTATCTTTTTCCCAAACAAAAACTTTCCAAACTCACTCTAATCTTATTTGAAatcaccaaactttatatgaatttttcatttttgtcttatgtctttctcactaatctatctttttgctGCAGGGTTTTAAttagatggttctcatcttccacttggatatgtacgttgtgtgttctataaaagtatatatatatatctaatatttcactcattttctttgtttttaagccattttaacggtttttttatatgcatgttttttagatctggaagtcttctgacggagtcttcttccatatcaagtggagtccaagcttgtctttgtagaggaaaatgatctataatagatttgtttgtggtctggtttgtgatttgcatgtgtaatccttttgttgtgattttttttttttgtaaatttgaagaaaagttaaagaaaagaattggtaaatatgttcattttccacaatattatcttgccaaaattacttacttgacataattgaaattattgatacaatttcaatagcaaaacacaataacacaaaaaaaataatcaaatttattacaactaagggagaagaattctcaagaatGCTTAGTCAAATTCAGAAAAGATAaaccattacataagttcaaagatatAACAATTTCAATAGAAGTCTTATGAGAAGTCTTCTCGTAAGACTTAAATTTAAAGcggaaaattgaaatataagcgGCAAAtttaagcgaaaaattaaaatttaaggtggaaactcaaaattttaagtgaaaattgaaatttcaaatttcatgaaAGGTAAAAAGtgtatcttatgatctaagaagacacattaaacaatgttacttgatattcttgaacttacttaacacttttgaaaattatataaacatatcttaaaattactttaaaaatttataaaaactaacgtagaaccaatttagttatgaatttcattcaaGAGCTCAAATGtcgactaatatacatgaattaattagAAAATGTTAAAACGTCTTTATAGTCTTAGAGagaatgaaattttattaaacattaacGCAGACGACATCCACAGAGCTCGTCTGTAGACTTCTAAGAAGTCGTCcatttatgttagttttgcCTCTTGAGAATTTCACATATTAAGTTGTAACTTCTATtgtaatctaatatattttggcTGTTTTTGACATTTAtgttaatatctctataaattaataaaatttcaaagtctcaacattattaatttatcgaggaACCCAAATAAACACCACCAAATATGGTGCTCTGCTATAACTATGAAAACGAATCACCGCAACaaaacacaattaaaaaaacactCACTCACACAACCTTAATCACATTACAATACTCAAAACCTAGGGAATCAAAGACCAAACAAAAGCATGCCATcacttaattatatttatat encodes:
- the LOC106321242 gene encoding monothiol glutaredoxin-S4-like, with product MEKLQKMVSEKPVVIFSKNSCCMSHSIKTLFVNFGVNPTIYELDEITRGKEIEHALAQLGCSPTVPVVFIGGQLVGGANQVMSLHLNRSLIPMLKSVGALWV